GCAGAAATCTCCTCTGCACTCTCCTCTGCAGCCTTCATTCCGATCTCAGGCTTAGCACCGGCGCCAAGACCCTTTGTAAGCTTCTCACCTATCTGTAAAAGCTTAGGTGCTTTGCAGAGCTGAAGAGCCTGCTTATCAGTATTAATACCGATGAATTCTACACCGGTAATATTCTCATCTACCATTCTATTTACAGCATTATTGCCTGCGCCACCAACCCCGACAACGATGATTTTGCAGCCAGACTCAGCCTCATTTGACTTAATCTCCAGCAAGACAACTCCTCCTTCACAAACCTCATAAACTCCTAATAGCTATGATACGATTTTTTGTTTCAATTATCAACCCGTTTTTTTTATCTAAATTTTTGTTTTTTCGAAGACAATTCACTGATTTTTCTCTTCAAATGTGATGTTTTTAGTATCTTCGTCAAAATCTTTCATCTCCAATAAGCCTTTTTTCCCTTCCAGATTAGGCAGAATATATTGAAGTTGTATAATTTTTTCATCAATATAAGAACTTGTACCTAAACTGACCTCAATGTCCCCAAAATAAATATAAACATTGTATTCATTGTCAAAAAAGATCTTATCGGCATGCATATTGTATTTGTCCAAAAGCTGAGTCAGATCAAGTATCTCGGCAAATACAGTCTCATTGTCCACAGGGAGTTTCTCATGGAGAATAACGTAGTTAAAATCAAGCCCCATTACCTGTGGAACCACATCTGAGGGCTCCATGGAACTCTCAACTACAATACCATCCCTGTCGAAGTACATGTAACGCCCAAGATATGCTATATACCCGGCAACAGCCTTCTCATAAACATTTATTCTGATGGTGTCAGGTGAAACAATGTCCACATCCATCTTCTCAACAAACGGAACGCCTTCTATACTCTTGTTCCTATACTTAAATGACAGATATAGAGAATTGCGGCTAAGCCCGTCTGTCATTACCATATCGATAATTTCTTCATTGGTATAATGAGTGTTGCCACTCACGTAAATATTTGTAACCTTATAATTTTCAACTATATAGTTTAGTGCTACCACCAGAACCACCATCACAGTGAGTACAATTCCAAGAATAATAAAAAGACTCCTGCTACTTCTCAAGGATCTAAACAGTCCCTCAAAAGGATGAAAATCCTCCATGTAGTCTCTTATACTCATGTGATAACTGCCATATTGTTTTCTTCGTCTTTTGACTACCTTTTTTCGTCGCTTTTTTGCCATCCTGATACGTATTTATTCCCTTCCAATATTCCTGGCAACATTAAGGGCTATGCCCACTTCTGCCAGCTGAACAATAACCGCTGAGCCTCCATAGCTGATAAAAGGAAGCGTAACGCCGGTATTAGGAATTGTATTGGTAACAACGGCAATATTCAGGATAACCTGAATGGAAATATGTGCCATTACTCCAATAACAAGAAGAGCCCCAAACATATCATTGGCATTATTAGCAATGATCATAAGTCGCCATATGAGAAGAATGAACATCAGCATAACAGCCACAGCACCAAAAAGCCCCAGTTCTTCACAAATAATAGAAAAAATCATATCGTTCTGGGCTTCAGGAAGCTTCATCTTCTGCATGCTCTCTCCAAGGCCTTTTCCGAAAATTCCTCCGGAGCCTATTGCATAAAGAGCCTGAAGTGTCTGGAAACTGTAATCACTGGCATAAGCAGCAGGATCAAGCCAGGCAAGAACTCTCTTAAATCTGTAGTTCATACCACTGCTATCATCTGAATTAGCAATAATAACAACAATAACAGCAACCAGAGCTATTACTCCAAGCGCTACAGCCAAATACCTCTTGTAGCCCGGAGTAGCAACGAACAGCATAATAACAGCAATTCCCATTACAATGATAGCGGAGCTAAGGTTCTCTGAAATCTTGTATACCATAAGAGCCAGGATAAGCGGGAAAAGGAGTGCTGTGCAATACCCCTTGGCTGTTAAAAGATTACTGCGCATCTTGATAATGATCGTAGCAGTAAAAACAATTACGGCAAACTTGGCAACCTCTGCAGGCTGAATGGATACACCGTGAAAAATGATCCATCTTCTCGCACCATTTACAGTTCTTCCATAGGGATAGAGCAAAATGAGAAGCACTACTGCAAAAAGATAAATAGGTACCGTAAGTTTCTGTAATACTTTATACGGAAAAAACGACATAAAAAGCATAATGCCAAGTCCCAAAAGAGTCGGGACAAGCTGATGCTTAAAATAATATGCAGAATCCCCAAGACTCACGCCAGCCTCATATGAGCTGGTTGAATATAACATTATAAGTCCAAAAGACAATAGAAACAGGACTACAAAAATAAGACTGTAGTCCACATAGGTTTCTTCTTTTGGTTTTCCAAGTGTTGCTGCTCTTGCCAATTTTCCCCCTCGCAATAGACAAAAAGCGTCTATTTTGCATAATTAGTCAGATAATTTATTTACGTAATCTTTAAATCTCTTACCTCTGGTCTCATAATTTGGGAACATGTCCCAGCTTGCGCATGCGGGAGACAAAAGAACCGCATCGCCCTTCTGTGCGCTCTCAGTGCAGAACTCAAGTGCCTCTTCATAAGTATCCTTAAATACGTAATTACTAAAGCCGTGTTTGTCACAACACTCAGCTATTTTCTGCCTGGTCTGTCCAATGAGGACAAGAAGCTTTATAGTATCGCCAAAGCTCTCAATCCACTCATCATAGTCATTTCCTTTATCATATCCGCCGCCTATGAGTATTGTAGGCTTACACATAGCCTTAACGCCCTGAATTGCTGCATCCGGATTAGTTCCCTTAGAATCGTTGTAGTAATCAACACCTCTCTTGGTAGCTACAAATTCAATTCTGTGTTCAACGGCCTTGAAATTCCTGATAACAGACAAAATAGTAGCAAGAGGCACATCCATAGCAAGGCTCATTGCTATAGCTGCCATTACATTCTCAACATTACAGGTTCCAACAAGATTCATATCATGTATATTCATGATCTTCATGGCATTTCCTGCAGTTGCCATGTAAATATCCTCGCCATCAAGATAGAAGCCGTCTTCAAGCTTTTCTTTTGACGAAAAGAATACAACCTTGGCAGGACATCTAGCTCCAAAATCTCTTGTATATTCGTTGTCATAGTTGAGAACGCAAGTGTCCTCTTTGGTCTGGTTATGTGTAATATTCTCTTTCATCTGAGCATAACATTCCATCGTATGATGTCTGTTAAGATGATCCGGTGTGATATTGAGAATAGCTGATACATTAGCATGGAAATTATCTACTGCTTCGAGCTGGAAAGAGCTTATCTCACCGACTGTTACGCAAGACTCATCCATTTCAAGTGCGCTCTCAGCATAGGAAACACCTATATTGCCTACTACGTACGCTTTTCCAAAGTGCGCCTTCATGATCTCACCTACAAGTGTTGTAGTAGTAGTCTTGCCGTTTGTTCCTGTGATTGCGATCATTTTGCCCTTAGCAAAGTTATAGGCAAGTTCAATCTCACTCCAGATTGGAATATTCTTATCCTTGATACGCATAACTGTCGGAGCATCAAGTGGAACTGCAGGACTTGGCACTGTCAGAGCTATATCTGAAAGATCTTCGTCAGAGATTGTCCCAACTATTATCCTGGTACCCTCTCTATCTTCTTCATGTAACTTATTTCTGATGTTATCCTCTGTAACCTTGGTATTTTCCTCAAGTACTACAGGAAGCGCACCAACCTTATTGAGAAGGTTTACTGATCCAACTCCTGAAAGTCCCGAGCCGATTACAAGAACTTTTTTCCCTTTTAAATCTGCTGTCATTTTTTATTTCCTCTTAAGTTAAATACTTATTACCATAAAATATGGCTATTATCATCTAAGTCCTGCATAAGCTATGAGACACATGATCACAGTTACTGTAGTGAACACGTTAACTACCCTTGTCTCTGACCAGCCGCCTTTTTCAAAGTGATGATGAATTGGCGCCATTCTGAAAATTCTTTTACCATGTGTCAGCTTAAAATATGTAACCTGCATGATTACTGAAATTGCCTCACCGGCATAAATAAAGCCGACTATAACAATGAAAATCGGCATATTCATAACATAAGCAATACTTGTAACAAAGCCTCCGATAGCAAGAGATCCCAGATCTCCCATCATGACCTTGCCCGGATATACGTTGTATACAAGATAGCCCAGAAGTCCGCCCAGCATAGCTGCTGACATAACTTCTGCACCTGTTGCACCATAGAACATCGCTGCCGCAATAAAGAATCCGGCTACAACTGCTGTAACTGACGCGCAAAGTCCGTCAACGCCGTCTGTGAGGTTTGTTCCATTACCTGTTCCAAGTGCAATAAAGAACAGAATTGGGATGTTCCAAAAACCGATATCAAGTGTGATATCAGTAAACGGAATCTTAAGTGCAAGAGAAAGATCTGTAAAATTGTATATATACAGAACAAATACAGCTACTACAATAAACTGTCCAAGGAGCTTCTGCCATGGAAGAAGGCCCAGGTTGTGCTTCCTTACTACCTTAATGTAGTCATCCAAAAAGCCAATGATGCCAAATCCGATCGTCATTATCAGCACCGGAATGACTTCCTTGTGGCTCATGCTGTAGAAGATACCAATAATAAGAAATGGAATCAGGAAAATTATTCCGCCCATTGTAGGTGTTCCCGTTTTCTTCTTGTGAGACTCAAGTCCCTCTTCTCTCTCAGTCTGGCCTGCCTTAAGGCGTCTGAGCATCTCAATTACTCTAGGGCCAATCACAACTGCAATGCAAAAAGAAACAACTGTTGGTATCAATGTTCTGAAAATATAGTCACTCACCGTTTTATCCTCACTAAATCAACTAAAAATACAATTTAGACATTTTTATTGCGCAGAACTGCCAGATGCAGCAGCTGCACTTTCCGAAACTCCGGTTCCATCAAAGTCCGGAAGAACTTCATATCCTGTCGGGCTTCCATTATTTGGATCCAAAAGATCACCTGTCTCCGGGTCAATATAATACCCCGTCTGAGGGTCAACGTCAAATGCCTGCCAAATAGATGATTTGCTTGATTTTTCTGCAGCTTCCAGAGCTTTTGCTTCTTCAGGAGTAAGCATAGATGAGCTTCCCTCACTACTGCTTTCATCTCCTGATGAGCCTTCTGTTCCTGCAGCATCCGGATTTTCAACTATTGCAGGGGTAACCATTTTTTCTCTTAATTCCTCAAGCTCCTGAATCTCTTTTTCGGAGAGTTCCTCAGTCATAGGAACATTCATATAAGGCAGAGCTTCTGTGAGGATCTTTTTAACCAGAACTGTTGCAAGTCTTGTAGCTGTTTCCTGAATCAAAACATTAGGCCTGTCTATTACAACATAGATTGCCACCTTGGGATTATCGGCAGGAGCTGCCCCCATAAAGGAAACAACGTACTGTCTGTTACCACGGGGAAGAGTCTGAGCTGTTCCCGTCTTGCCAATTATGCGATATCCGGCTGGTCTTGCTGTTCTACCAGTACCCTCATCGCCCATAACAACCGCTTCACAGTACTGCCTGATCTTATCAGAAGTACTCTGAGATACAGTCTGTCTAAGGATCCTTGGCTCTATATTTTTAACTGTAGCTCCGCTTGAGTTTACAATCTTCTTAACAACGTGCGGTTCATAAAAATAACCGCCATTAATAAGAGAACAATACGCGCTTATCATCTCTATCATGTCTACGTTGAAACCTTGTCCGAAAGTATTAACTGCAAGGTCTGTAGGTCCCATATCACTTGCTGAATAAGTAAGTCCTTCTGTTCTGGCTTCTCCTGCAAGGTCTATGTTTGTCTTTAAACCAAAACCAAAGATTCTCTGAAACTCAGAAAATGTATTCACTCCGATTGACTGTCCAATGTACATCATAGCAACATTGCACGAAATCTCGATACCACGCTCGACTGATACATATCCGTCACCATTTCTGTTATGGCACTTGATATCATAGTCACCTACATGGAGGAATCCAGGGCAGCTATATACCTCATTACCTGTTATAGATCCTGACTCAAGTCCTGTAGCGACAGTAAATGGCTTGGCTACTGAACCTGGTTCATAGGTATCTGAAATACAGAAGTTTTTCCAAAGAGCGTTATAGTTCTGATAGAGCTGCTCGTCAGTAAATCCGTCAATCATCTCCTGCGTAATATATACACCTGAATCAAAAACAGATTCACCCTTAACCTTGTTGCCCTTTTCATCTACTGAAGGCATTCCGATAAGTCTGGAAGTATCTCTTGGATTATTGAGATCGTAAAAGGGATAGCTTGCCATAGCAAGTATCTCTCCGGAATTAACATCCATCATAATGCAGCCTACATTATTAGCTCCGTTGGCCTCTCTGACATTATTGGAATATTCATCATTAAATTCCTGAAGATATTTCTCAACTATATTCTGAAGGTTACCATCTATAGTTGTGACTATGCTGTCTCCGTCAGTAGCAGGAATTGTTGTTCTCTCAAGCTTGGAATCATCATCAAGATATCCATATTCTCTGCCTGCAGTTCCTGAGAGGACGTCATTATAGTATTCTTCCAGTCCGTACATGCCGTAGTTATCGCCGGTTGTAAAACCAATAACATCGCAAGCCATGGAATTATTAGGATATTTCCTGATATAACCTGATTCAAACCAGATTCCCTGGATATTCTCATCATATTTTTCTGAGCCAAGAGTGATCAGTTCCTGAAAATCTGCAATCTGATCATACGAGAGCTTTTTGGCCAGAACATAGTACTGGGAAGTAGGATGATCGCTAAGATATGATCTGATCTCTGATGCATCCAGCTTAAAATATGTTACGAGCGCTTTAAGGGTAGGTTCAAGATACTTCTCGTCACGAAGAAGAAGCTTGGCATCCAGTACCAGATTGTAAACCTTCTCGCTGTAAGCAAGGATCGTTCCATTTGCATCCAGTATTTCTCCTCTTCTAAAAGGCAGGGTTGTAGAGTCATATTGCTGCTGCGACAGGACCTGCTTCTCGTATTCCTCTCCGTTATTCATGGTAATATGGATAAGTCTTGCCCCTAATCCAACGAAAGCCAGTAGTACTAATATGAACAGTACTACCAGCTTCTTTTTCATTCCTATGGTAAATTTATGGACGTTCTTTTTTCTCTTTTTCCTCATTGCTCTGTATCACTTTCCATCACTTTGGGGAATTGGAGCTACCTGACGCACATAGTCATTGCCGCCTCCATCAGAGTATGTTACAATCTGCCCCTCAGTTGCATATGTCATTCCGTATTCCTGGATTGCTATTCTCTTAACCTCATCCAGATCAACGTTTCCATTCGCTCTATTATACGCCTCATCATTCTCCTGTTTCAATGTGTTAAGCTGACTCTCAAGTGTAGCAATGTTCTTAACACTGTTTGTGATCTGTGACTGAAGCGAAATATACCATGCCAATGTCATAACCATAAGGATAACAGCCAAAGATAAAAACAACAAATATCCAAGGCTCATATGGTGTCTCTTTTTCCCCTGCTGAGGCTCATGAACATGGTATGGTCTACGTTCACGAACCGGATCAGCTACTCTTCTAATGGTATTTCCATATACATATCTGCTAGCCATGTTCTAAACCTCCTTATCTGTATCAATGCTTCATGTATAAATGCATTGAACTAATGTCTTATTCTAAAGTCTTACTCTGATACTTTCTCAAATACCCTAAGTTTAGCGCTCTGGGATCTCTTGTTCTCTGCCAGTTCCTGATCACTTGGCAAAATAGGTTTTCTTGTTACTACTCTTCCCTTGGATTTCTTGCCACATACGCAAACCGGAAAGTTCGGCGGGCAAGTACAGGGATTCTCATTGGTTCTGAAATTATTCTTGGTGATCCTGTCCTCAAGAGAATGGAATGTTATTACACACAGCCTTCCACCCGGATTAAGGAAATCAATAAATCCATCTAATGAATTCTGCAGAACATCAAGTTCTCTGTTAAGAGCAATTCTAATAGCCTGGTAAGTTCTCTTGGAAGGATGTCCTCCCTTTTCTCTCATCTTAGCAGGAATTGCAGCCTTAATAATGTCATTGAGCTGAAATGTCGTCTCTATCGGTGCCTTAGCTCTCTCAATACAAATGTGCTTGGCAATATTCTTGGCAAATTTATCTTCACCATAGTCTCTTATGATATGGAAAATCTCTGTCTCCGAATAATCATTGACGATATCCCTTGCAGTAAGAGTCTGTCTCTGATCCATTCTCATATCAAGCGGAACATCTTCCTTGTAGGTAAAACCTCTCTCGGCATTATCAAGCTGGTAAGATGAAACGCCAAGGTCAAGTAATATTCCGTCAACGCCGGTGACTCCCAGATTCTTAAGTCTGGTAACTGCGTTCTCGTAATTGTCTCTTATGATAGTCACTCTGTCTGAAAATGGTTCAAGTCTCTTGGTAGCTGCCGCTATAGCATCTTCATCCTGATCTGTGCCATATAAATGGCCACCCTTATCAAGTCTCTCTGCGATGTGAAAAGAATGCCCTGCTCCGCCAAGAGTTCCGTCAAGATAAATGCCATCAGGCTTAATATTCAGATTGTCCAGGCACTCATGTAGAAGCACCGAATAATGTTTGAATTCCATGTCTTTTCCTTTGTGTGCAAGCAATATGTCTGTTATCTGCCATGTCTGCGCATGGCTTAGATGCTCAAGCCATATTCACTCATCTTGGCAGCAATACTGTTAATGTCATCAAAAGTGCTGGCCTTCTCCCACTCATCCTTGCTCCAGATTTCAACCCTGTTACCTACTCCGGCAACAACAGCCTCTTTCTCTATCTTGGAATGAGCAAGCAGATTGGACGGGATCAGTATTCTGCCCTGTTTATCAACCTCAGCGTCAATTGCTCCCGCAAGGAAGAATCTGCTGAGCATACGGGCTTCAGGCTTGTCCATAGGAAGAGCCTGAAGTTTCTCTTCAAACTTCTCCCAGCCTTCTTCTGAGAACACAAAAAGGCATCCGTCAAAACCTCTGGTAACCACAAACTGTTCACCAAGGATTTCGCGGAATTTAGCAGGCATTATGAGTCTTCCCTTAGCGTCTATGGAATGACTATATTCACCTTTAAATGCTGTTCCCAAATTATCTTACCACTTTTCTACCACTTTTAACCACTTTTTAACACTTTTTACCACCTGAATTCATTATAAAGTAATTTATTTGATAAAACAACCCTATTTTCTCTGTTGCTCGTCTATCCGTTAAAGTTTTATTTTGTTTTAATAAATATGTATGTAAGCATCTATTCGCTTTTGTTCTATTGCAATCAAAAACGCCACCCCCCGAAGGAGTGGCGTTTAAATCAAAAAAATATTTACTTATCACTTCTTAAGTCCAGGCCATGTCTCAACTTCCTGACCTTTAAGTTTGATCCTCACAACTATATCCATGACTATCGCAAACACAACGAGGCATATAGCCAAAACCTGTGAAACCGGAAGTCCCACATGTGGCATGATAAGCTGATCTGTTCGAAGATTCTCTATCCATGCTCTTCCAAGGCCATAGCCTCCAAGATACAAAAGAATGATCTCTCCATTAAATCTCTTATGCTTACAATAAATCAAAAGTATGATCAAAAGACACACATTCCACATACACTCGTACAGGAATGTAGGACTAACCTGAACATAATTAGCTGTCTCACTCATATGCTCGCGCATAAGAGCTGTGATCTCACCGCTTCTAACCATTTCCACAGGAAGTCTCATGGCAAGAAGACCATCAGTATATTCTCCAAAAGCCTCTCTGTTAGTAAAGTTTCCCCATCTGCCTATAGCCTGGCCAAGAACAAGGCCATACATTATGGTATCTGCCATCATCAGAAAGCTCTTTTTCTTGATCCTGCAATAGATAAAAGCAGTTAAAAATCCAGCTATAACGCCTCCATAAATAGCAAGTCCACCATTTCTCAAGTAGAGAATCGACACCAGATTATCCTTGTAATAATCCCAAGAAAAGATAACGTAATATAGCCTTGCTCCAATTATCGAAAAGATAATTATATAAACAGCTATATCCCAGTAATCATCAGACTTCTGCCCGGTCTTCCCGGCCATCCTGGAAATCAAAAGAAGCGCCAGAAAGAATCCGCAGCCGATGATCACCCCATACAAAGCAACAGTGAAGCCAAAAACCGAAAACTCTTTAGGTACATTATTAAGATAGACATTAATATTAGGAAAGGCAATGTCCATCTTCCCCATGATATCCGGCATTTTCATATCCTCCAATTTTATAATCAGCCTTAATTAAACATTGAACCTGAAGAGAATTACATCTCCGTCCTGGACAACGTACTCTTTACCTTCCATACGTACAAGTCCCTTATCTCTTGCTGCAGAAAGTGAGCCTTCGCGAAGAAGGTCTTCATAATTAATAACCTCAGCTTTGATAAATCCTCTCTCAAAATCAGTGTGGATCTTACCTGCTGCCTGAGGAGCCTTGGTTCCAATCTTGATTGTCCAAGCTCTTGTCTCATCTTCACCGGAGGTAAGGAAACTCATAAGTCCAAGTGTTCTGTAGCTGGCTGCGATAAGCTTATCAAGGCCTGACTCTGTAAGGCCAAGACTATCAAGGAACTCTGCCTTCTCATCTTCATCAAGCTCTGAAATCTCAGCCTCTATCTGAGCACTGATAACAAATACTTCACTTCCTGACTTAGCTGCTAAATCTCTTACAGCCTGTACATACTGATTAGAAGCCCCATCATCTGCAAGGTCATCGTCCTTGACATTTGCAGCATAAATAACAGGCTTCCATGTGAGAAGATCCATGCTGTTCATAAGTGCCTTCTCATCTTCATCCTCAATTTCAAGTTCTCTTGCCATCTTGTTATCCTCAAGAGTTGCCTTGATCTTGTTAAGGAGTTCAAGCTCCTTGGCTGCTGTCTTGTCCATTCTGGCTGTCTTGGTAACCTTGGCAATTCTACGCTCAAGTACCTCAAGATCAGCAAAAATAAGCTCAAGATTGATTGTCTCTATATCTCTTGCAGGATCTACACTTCCATCAACGTGTACAACGTTAGGATCCTCAAAGCATCTTACTACATGAACAATTGCATCAGTCTCACGAATATTAGCAAGGAACTGGTTTCCAAGTCCTTCACCCTTACTTGCGCCCTTAACAAGTCCTGCGATATCTACAAATTCTATTGTTGCTGGTGTAACCTTCTTGGAATGATAAAGATCTCCAAGTGCCTTAAGTCTCTTATCCGGTACAGCTACAACTCCAACGTTAGGATCAATTGTAGCGAAAGGATAATTCGCAGCAAGAGCTCCTGCATTTGTAAGTGAATTAAAAAGTGTTGACTTACCTACGTTTGGTAAACCTACGATTCCTAGTTTCATTTTCTATGTATCTCCTTCTAAAAATGCTTTATTTAAGCCATTTGTTTTCTCAGCTTATTGTACCGAGTACCATGCCGGGCACCATTTATCTATTATGATATAAAAATAGTCCTGACACAGCGAATATATATTACCATGTCAGGACAGATTTGTAAAAACATCTAATGTCTCATTGTAGTCCCTGTTGTTTCGGATCAAAAGCATCTATTTATAAGGGAATCCAGATCTTCTAATACTTTTTCTTTTTTACCCAGTTTTATAGAGCATCACATTCACTAGCCTTCACCTATTTTGATGACATGAAAGCTATATGACGATGAGATTTTTGTATCCCCTCACTAAAAGGCACTTTTTTCTGGCGTTCTTTTTCCAAGTTTAAATACTTGAATTCTTTATAGATATCATTTTCAAGTATTTTTGCATATTTCAAAACCGCATTACGCCAACTGTCAAAATCAAATTCCTTTTTATACTGTTCCAAATCGATATTCTCAGTGCTATCTTCCAGATAATCTATCTCCGCTTCTTTCAAATTATCAAATAAAACTTTAGCCTGTGATATTGTATGTCCCATGACATCCAAACACATCTTGGCATTTTTTATCGAAGTACAAAAATATCTCTGAATGTATTTCTTACCTTCTTCGTCCTGAGTTTCTTTGATAATCAGTTCTTTTTTATCAAATATTGATAATAAATCTCCAAATGTATTTTTCCTTTGCAAAAAGTCATAGTTACCTATTGTTATACTTACATACTCACCCACTGAACTTTTCTCCTACATATCCTGAAATTTTACCCCTTTTTCATCTTTCCAATCCGCATTGCAATTTGAATTATAGTATATTCCATATCTGCTCAATATAACGTTTACCATTAGATTGATGATATTAGCATATTAGAATTACTGCAAAGAACCAAGTATCCAAATAAAATCTCTTTGGGCTACCGGACTCACTCCCTTAACACAATGCATTCATTTTCTCACATAGACTATAATATATGCATATATTTCACAAACTAGTCTCATTTAAACGTGAGACTAGAATGAGACTTGCATGAGACCAAAATGAGATTATTTCATAAAAAGCCCAATTTATGCGC
The sequence above is a segment of the Butyrivibrio proteoclasticus B316 genome. Coding sequences within it:
- a CDS encoding HEPN/Toprim-associated domain-containing protein is translated as MGEYVSITIGNYDFLQRKNTFGDLLSIFDKKELIIKETQDEEGKKYIQRYFCTSIKNAKMCLDVMGHTISQAKVLFDNLKEAEIDYLEDSTENIDLEQYKKEFDFDSWRNAVLKYAKILENDIYKEFKYLNLEKERQKKVPFSEGIQKSHRHIAFMSSK
- the lgt gene encoding prolipoprotein diacylglyceryl transferase, producing the protein MPDIMGKMDIAFPNINVYLNNVPKEFSVFGFTVALYGVIIGCGFFLALLLISRMAGKTGQKSDDYWDIAVYIIIFSIIGARLYYVIFSWDYYKDNLVSILYLRNGGLAIYGGVIAGFLTAFIYCRIKKKSFLMMADTIMYGLVLGQAIGRWGNFTNREAFGEYTDGLLAMRLPVEMVRSGEITALMREHMSETANYVQVSPTFLYECMWNVCLLIILLIYCKHKRFNGEIILLYLGGYGLGRAWIENLRTDQLIMPHVGLPVSQVLAICLVVFAIVMDIVVRIKLKGQEVETWPGLKK
- the ychF gene encoding redox-regulated ATPase YchF, with amino-acid sequence MKLGIVGLPNVGKSTLFNSLTNAGALAANYPFATIDPNVGVVAVPDKRLKALGDLYHSKKVTPATIEFVDIAGLVKGASKGEGLGNQFLANIRETDAIVHVVRCFEDPNVVHVDGSVDPARDIETINLELIFADLEVLERRIAKVTKTARMDKTAAKELELLNKIKATLEDNKMARELEIEDEDEKALMNSMDLLTWKPVIYAANVKDDDLADDGASNQYVQAVRDLAAKSGSEVFVISAQIEAEISELDEDEKAEFLDSLGLTESGLDKLIAASYRTLGLMSFLTSGEDETRAWTIKIGTKAPQAAGKIHTDFERGFIKAEVINYEDLLREGSLSAARDKGLVRMEGKEYVVQDGDVILFRFNV